The following proteins come from a genomic window of Streptococcus oralis:
- a CDS encoding NAD(P)/FAD-dependent oxidoreductase, protein MSKLYDITIVGGGPVGLFAAFYAHLRQAKVQIIDSLPQLGGQPAILYPEKQILDVPGFPNLTGEELTNRLIEQLNGFETPVHLNETVLEIKKQDQGFTITTNKGSHLTKTVIIAMGGGAFKPRPLELENVEDYENIHYHVSNIQQYAGKKVTILGGGDSAVDWALAFEKISPTTLVHRRDNFRALEHSVQALQESSVTIKTPFVPSQLLGDGKTLDKLEITKVKSDETETIEVDHLFVNYGFKSSVGNLKNWGLDLNRHKIIVNSKQESSQAGIYAIGDCCYYDGKIDLIATGLGEAPTAVNNAINYIDPEQKVQPKHSTSL, encoded by the coding sequence ATGTCTAAACTCTATGATATTACCATTGTCGGTGGCGGTCCTGTCGGGCTCTTTGCTGCCTTTTACGCCCACCTACGCCAAGCTAAAGTCCAAATCATCGACTCCCTTCCCCAGCTAGGTGGCCAGCCAGCCATCCTCTACCCTGAGAAGCAAATCCTTGATGTGCCAGGTTTTCCAAACTTAACCGGGGAAGAATTGACCAATCGCTTGATTGAACAGCTAAACGGCTTTGAAACACCTGTTCACCTCAACGAAACTGTTCTTGAAATCAAGAAACAAGATCAAGGATTTACCATCACTACTAATAAGGGAAGCCACCTGACCAAAACAGTCATCATTGCTATGGGGGGCGGTGCCTTTAAACCGCGTCCACTCGAATTGGAGAACGTTGAGGACTATGAAAATATCCACTACCACGTTTCCAACATTCAGCAATACGCTGGCAAGAAAGTGACCATCCTTGGTGGTGGGGACTCAGCAGTAGACTGGGCTCTGGCTTTTGAAAAGATTTCCCCAACCACTCTCGTTCACCGCAGAGATAATTTCCGCGCCTTGGAACATAGTGTGCAAGCTCTGCAAGAATCATCTGTGACCATCAAGACACCGTTCGTCCCTAGCCAACTCCTTGGAGATGGTAAAACACTCGACAAACTAGAAATCACCAAAGTCAAATCAGATGAAACCGAAACGATTGAGGTAGACCATCTCTTTGTCAACTATGGTTTCAAATCATCTGTTGGCAATCTTAAAAATTGGGGTCTGGATCTCAACCGCCACAAGATTATCGTCAATAGCAAACAAGAGTCTAGCCAAGCAGGCATCTATGCTATCGGCGACTGTTGCTACTATGACGGTAAGATTGATTTGATTGCGACAGGACTGGGGGAAGCTCCAACAGCTGTTAACAATGCCATCAACTACATTGACCCAGAACAAAAAGTGCAACCCAAACACTCGACCAGTTTATAA
- the cdaA gene encoding diadenylate cyclase CdaA produces MNFQQLSNLQYWTSLFSSPWTIVTNLIDILIVTYILYHFTKAIAGTKIMILVRGVLIFILGQILSNMIGLTTISWLINQIITYGVIAAVVIFSPEIRTGLERLGRATDFFYNAPISAEEQMVRAFVKSVEYMSPRKIGALVAVQRVRTLQEYISTGIPLDAKISSELLINIFIPNTPLHDGAVIVREDRIAVTSAYLPLTENTGISKEFGTRHRAAIGLSEVSDALTFVVSEETGGISITYNGVFKHDLTLEEFESELRRILLPKSEKKQGLKERLLGGLKHEKK; encoded by the coding sequence ATGAATTTTCAACAATTATCCAATTTGCAATACTGGACGAGTTTGTTTTCAAGTCCTTGGACAATAGTCACCAATCTGATTGATATTCTCATTGTGACTTATATTTTATATCATTTTACCAAAGCGATTGCAGGGACCAAAATCATGATATTGGTTCGTGGAGTCTTGATCTTTATTTTAGGTCAGATTCTGTCCAATATGATTGGTTTGACGACCATTTCCTGGTTGATCAATCAGATCATCACTTATGGGGTTATCGCAGCAGTAGTTATTTTTTCACCAGAGATTCGAACTGGTTTGGAACGATTGGGCCGGGCTACGGATTTCTTCTACAATGCCCCTATTAGTGCGGAAGAGCAAATGGTTCGTGCCTTTGTCAAATCAGTCGAGTACATGAGCCCCCGTAAGATTGGTGCTCTGGTAGCAGTGCAACGCGTGAGAACCTTGCAGGAATATATCTCGACTGGGATTCCTCTGGATGCTAAGATTTCCTCTGAGTTATTGATTAATATCTTTATCCCCAATACTCCCTTGCACGATGGTGCGGTCATTGTCAGAGAAGATCGGATTGCCGTAACTTCAGCCTACCTACCCCTGACTGAAAATACAGGAATTTCCAAGGAGTTTGGGACACGTCACAGGGCAGCGATTGGTTTGTCGGAAGTATCAGATGCTCTTACCTTTGTGGTTTCAGAGGAAACAGGCGGTATCTCAATCACCTATAATGGAGTCTTTAAGCATGATTTGACCCTGGAAGAGTTTGAATCGGAGTTAAGAAGAATCTTGCTTCCAAAATCCGAGAAAAAACAAGGTCTGAAAGAGCGTTTGCTAGGAGGATTGAAACATGAGAAAAAATAG
- a CDS encoding YbbR-like domain-containing protein, with translation MRKNSLYIISSFFFACILFIYATSTNYQNSNSARQVRTETYTNTVLNVPIDIQYDSDQYFISGFTSEVTVFLTGSNRVALASEMQESTRKFKVKADLTNASVGTIEVPLTIENLPSGLTAVATPQKITVKVGKKAKRDNVIVVPEIDPSQIDSRVKIDTVTVSDEKVTVISDEETLSRVDRVIAILPTSERITGNYSASVSLQAVDKNGNVLPSVIMPFDTTMKITTKTVSSSSSSSSTTSSTGSSTSSSSSTSSETKPDSSKQD, from the coding sequence ATGAGAAAAAATAGTCTTTATATTATTTCTTCCTTCTTTTTCGCCTGCATCCTCTTTATCTATGCGACTTCAACAAACTATCAGAATAGCAACAGTGCCAGACAGGTGAGGACAGAAACCTATACCAATACAGTCCTTAATGTCCCAATCGATATTCAGTACGACAGCGATCAGTATTTTATCAGTGGTTTTACATCTGAAGTGACGGTCTTTCTGACAGGGTCAAACAGAGTTGCTTTGGCGAGCGAAATGCAGGAAAGCACTCGGAAATTCAAGGTCAAAGCTGACTTAACCAATGCCAGTGTAGGAACCATCGAAGTTCCTCTAACCATTGAAAATTTACCGAGTGGTTTGACGGCTGTTGCAACTCCGCAAAAGATAACAGTGAAGGTTGGTAAAAAAGCAAAACGAGATAATGTAATCGTTGTGCCGGAGATTGACCCTAGCCAGATTGATTCTCGTGTGAAAATTGATACAGTGACTGTGTCAGATGAAAAAGTAACGGTTATTAGTGACGAGGAAACTCTCTCTAGAGTAGATCGTGTCATTGCTATCTTGCCAACGAGTGAACGGATAACAGGTAACTACTCAGCCTCTGTTTCACTACAAGCGGTTGATAAAAATGGAAATGTCTTACCAAGCGTCATTATGCCATTTGACACTACAATGAAAATTACAACCAAAACAGTATCGTCTAGCTCGAGTTCCTCGTCAACGACCTCGTCAACGGGCTCTTCAACCAGCAGTTCGTCTTCAACGAGTTCAGAAACGAAACCAGACTCGTCTAAACAGGACTAA
- the glmM gene encoding phosphoglucosamine mutase, which produces MGKYFGTDGVRGEANVELTPELAFKLGRFGGYVLSQHETEAPKVFVGRDTRISGEMLESALVAGLLSVGIHVYKLGVLATPAVAYLVKTEGASAGVMISASHNPALDNGIKFFGGDGFKLDDEKEAEIEALLDATEDTLPRPSAEGLGTLVDYPEGLRKYEGYLVSTGTPLEGMKVALDTANGAASTSARQIFADLGAQITVIGETPDGLNINLNVGSTHPEALQEVVKESQSAIGLAFDGDSDRLIAVDENGDIVDGDKIMYIIGKYLSEKGQLAQNTIVTTVMSNLGFHKALESAGINKEVTAVGDRYVVEEMRKSGYNLGGEQSGHVILMDYNTTGDGQLSAVQLTKIMKETGKSLSQLASEVTIYPQKLVNIRVENAMKEKAMEVPAIKTIIEKMEEEMAGNGRILVRPSGTEPLLRVMAEAPTTEEVNYYVDTIAAVVKDEIGID; this is translated from the coding sequence ATGGGTAAATATTTTGGGACCGATGGAGTCCGTGGAGAAGCAAACGTAGAACTGACGCCAGAATTGGCCTTTAAACTGGGACGTTTTGGTGGTTATGTTCTTAGCCAACACGAAACAGAAGCCCCTAAAGTTTTTGTAGGACGTGATACACGTATCTCAGGAGAAATGTTAGAATCAGCTTTAGTGGCAGGTCTCCTCTCTGTAGGGATTCACGTATACAAACTCGGTGTTCTTGCAACACCAGCAGTAGCTTACTTGGTCAAAACTGAGGGAGCCAGTGCAGGTGTCATGATTTCCGCTAGTCACAACCCAGCCCTTGATAATGGAATTAAATTCTTTGGTGGGGATGGCTTCAAACTTGATGATGAAAAAGAAGCAGAAATCGAAGCCTTGCTAGATGCTACAGAAGACACCCTGCCTCGACCAAGTGCCGAAGGCTTGGGAACCTTAGTGGACTATCCAGAAGGTTTACGTAAGTATGAAGGCTACCTTGTTTCAACTGGAACTCCTCTTGAAGGAATGAAAGTGGCCTTGGACACAGCAAACGGTGCAGCGTCTACGAGTGCTCGTCAAATCTTTGCAGACCTTGGGGCTCAAATAACTGTTATTGGTGAGACACCAGATGGTCTTAACATCAACTTGAATGTGGGTTCTACACATCCAGAAGCTCTTCAAGAAGTGGTCAAAGAAAGCCAGTCAGCTATTGGTTTGGCCTTTGACGGAGATAGTGACCGTTTGATTGCTGTTGATGAAAATGGCGATATCGTCGATGGTGATAAGATCATGTACATCATCGGAAAATACCTTTCTGAAAAAGGCCAGTTGGCCCAAAACACCATCGTGACAACGGTTATGTCTAACCTTGGTTTCCATAAGGCCTTGGAGAGTGCTGGCATTAATAAGGAAGTCACTGCAGTTGGTGACCGCTATGTCGTTGAAGAAATGAGAAAATCAGGCTACAACCTTGGTGGTGAACAGTCTGGCCACGTTATCTTAATGGATTACAACACTACTGGTGATGGTCAATTATCAGCTGTCCAATTGACTAAAATCATGAAAGAAACAGGTAAGAGTTTGTCTCAATTGGCATCAGAAGTGACGATTTACCCACAAAAACTGGTCAATATCCGAGTGGAAAATGCTATGAAAGAGAAAGCTATGGAAGTGCCAGCCATTAAAACGATCATCGAAAAGATGGAAGAAGAAATGGCAGGGAACGGTCGTATCCTTGTCCGCCCAAGTGGTACCGAGCCTCTCTTGCGCGTCATGGCAGAAGCTCCTACGACAGAAGAAGTTAACTACTACGTAGATACGATTGCTGCTGTTGTTAAAGATGAAATCGGAATTGACTAA
- a CDS encoding DUF1149 family protein, with product MNLKREQEFVSQYHFDARNFEWENENGAPETKVDVNFQLLQHDQENQVTSLVVILSFMIVFDKFVISGTISQVNHVEGRIVNEPSEFNQEEVETLARPCLNMLNRLTYEVTEIALDLPGINLEF from the coding sequence ATGAATCTTAAACGAGAACAAGAATTTGTTAGCCAGTATCACTTTGATGCTCGTAACTTTGAATGGGAAAATGAAAATGGAGCTCCTGAAACCAAGGTAGATGTGAACTTTCAGTTGCTCCAACATGACCAAGAAAACCAAGTAACTTCGCTTGTTGTTATCTTGAGCTTCATGATTGTCTTTGACAAATTTGTCATCAGCGGAACGATTTCCCAAGTCAACCATGTGGAAGGTCGCATTGTCAACGAACCAAGCGAATTTAACCAAGAAGAAGTCGAAACCTTGGCTCGTCCATGTTTGAACATGCTCAATCGTTTGACGTATGAAGTAACAGAAATCGCCTTGGATCTTCCAGGGATCAATTTGGAGTTTTAG
- a CDS encoding DegV family protein — protein sequence MKLAVITDSSAYLEEKTLQRENLFILDIPVNIDGEEYVEGVNLTAEEFYQKMAQSAELPKTSQPSIAKLDEILSSLKDEGYTHVLGLFLSSGISGFYQNIQYMLDEYDGLTIAFPDTHITSSPLGFMVESAFAWAEQGDDFAQIQEKLGIQIADNSAFIIVDDLDHLVKGGRLSNGAAILGNLLSIKPILYFNDQGVIEVYEKVRTEKKAIKRLVEIIKELTKDGNYRITVIHGNAPQKAVDLRQLLMESGVTSEIPINTFGSVIGTHLGEGSIALSYTPIV from the coding sequence ATGAAATTAGCTGTCATTACAGATTCTTCAGCCTATTTAGAGGAGAAGACGCTGCAAAGAGAGAATCTTTTTATCTTGGATATTCCTGTCAATATCGATGGAGAGGAGTATGTTGAAGGTGTCAATCTGACAGCTGAGGAATTTTATCAAAAAATGGCTCAGTCTGCAGAATTGCCTAAAACCAGTCAACCAAGTATTGCCAAATTGGATGAGATTCTAAGTTCCTTGAAAGATGAAGGCTATACCCATGTCTTGGGACTCTTTCTTTCGTCAGGAATTTCAGGCTTTTATCAGAACATCCAATACATGTTGGATGAGTATGATGGCTTGACCATTGCCTTTCCAGATACCCATATCACAAGTTCCCCTCTAGGATTTATGGTGGAGAGTGCCTTTGCATGGGCAGAACAAGGTGATGATTTTGCCCAGATTCAGGAGAAGTTGGGGATTCAAATTGCTGATAATTCAGCCTTTATCATAGTAGATGACCTCGATCACTTGGTTAAAGGAGGACGTTTGTCAAATGGGGCTGCTATTTTAGGGAATCTCCTTAGTATCAAGCCTATTCTTTACTTCAATGACCAAGGGGTGATTGAAGTTTACGAAAAAGTTCGTACAGAAAAGAAGGCAATCAAACGTTTGGTGGAAATCATCAAGGAGTTGACAAAAGATGGGAACTACCGTATAACAGTCATCCATGGCAATGCTCCTCAAAAGGCAGTGGATTTGCGCCAGCTTTTGATGGAGAGTGGTGTGACTTCTGAGATTCCAATTAATACCTTTGGGAGTGTCATTGGGACCCACCTTGGAGAAGGTAGTATCGCCTTGAGCTATACACCAATCGTCTAA
- the dapB gene encoding 4-hydroxy-tetrahydrodipicolinate reductase: MSIRVIIAGFKGKMGQAACQMVLADPGLDLVAVLDPFESESEWQGIPVFNDKADLAGFEADIWVDFTTPAVAYENTRFALENGFAPVVGTTGFTSEEIAELKAFSREQDLGGLIAPNFALGAVLLMQFAAQAAKYFPNVEIIELHHDKKKDAPSGTAIKTAELMAEVRESIQQGAPDEEELIAGARGADFDGMRIHSVRLPGLVAHQEVIFGNQGEGLTLRHDSYDRSSFMTGVNLGIKEVVKRHELVYGLEHLL, translated from the coding sequence ATGAGTATTCGAGTAATTATTGCCGGTTTTAAAGGAAAAATGGGTCAAGCTGCTTGCCAGATGGTCTTGGCTGATCCGGGCTTGGACTTAGTTGCAGTTTTGGATCCGTTTGAGTCTGAGTCAGAATGGCAGGGAATTCCTGTTTTCAATGATAAGGCTGACTTGGCTGGTTTTGAAGCGGATATCTGGGTAGATTTTACTACACCAGCCGTTGCCTACGAAAATACACGCTTTGCTCTTGAAAATGGCTTTGCTCCTGTCGTAGGAACAACAGGCTTTACTAGTGAAGAAATTGCAGAACTAAAAGCATTTTCTCGTGAACAAGATTTGGGTGGCTTGATTGCTCCCAACTTTGCCTTGGGAGCTGTCTTGCTTATGCAATTTGCGGCGCAGGCTGCCAAATATTTCCCAAATGTGGAGATTATCGAGCTCCATCATGACAAGAAAAAAGATGCTCCGAGTGGAACAGCCATTAAAACGGCTGAGTTGATGGCAGAAGTTCGAGAGTCTATCCAACAAGGTGCGCCTGATGAGGAAGAATTGATTGCTGGTGCCCGTGGTGCTGATTTTGATGGCATGCGGATCCACTCAGTTCGTTTGCCAGGCTTAGTAGCTCATCAAGAAGTTATCTTTGGCAATCAGGGAGAAGGATTGACCCTTCGTCATGACTCCTATGATCGCAGCTCCTTCATGACAGGGGTCAATTTGGGAATCAAAGAAGTTGTCAAGCGTCATGAGCTTGTCTATGGATTAGAACACTTATTATGA
- a CDS encoding CCA tRNA nucleotidyltransferase produces the protein MRLTQMPSEFQKALPVLEKIKEAGFEAYFVGGSVRDALLNRPIHDVDIATSSYPEETKQIFPRTADIGIEHGTVLVLEGDEEYEVTTFRTEDVYVDYRRPSAVSFVRSLEEDLKRRDFTVNAFALDETGEIIDLFHGLDDLENQVLRAVGVASERFNEDALRIMRGFRFQASLGFKLEQETFEAMKTLTPLLEKISVERTFVEFDKLLLAPFWRVGLASMIESRAYDYLPDMADSREKLQRLFDLEADFTFESSEQAWAALLWVLEIKDAQPFLKVWKTSRQFAKQVQDLLTILALREEGELSKRDCYRFDLDLLLQAENLRQAQGKEVNPQAITETYQSLTIHDKKEIQINGGILIKEYGYQPGPDLGDILTEIEFAIVDGVLENDRQAIHTYLRERK, from the coding sequence ATGAGATTAACGCAAATGCCTTCTGAATTTCAGAAGGCTTTACCAGTATTAGAAAAAATTAAAGAAGCAGGATTTGAAGCCTATTTTGTTGGGGGCTCCGTCAGAGATGCCCTCCTCAATCGTCCTATCCACGATGTGGATATTGCGACTTCTTCCTATCCAGAGGAGACCAAGCAGATTTTTCCGCGAACAGCCGATATTGGAATCGAGCACGGAACTGTCTTAGTTTTAGAAGGGGACGAGGAGTATGAGGTAACAACTTTTCGAACAGAGGATGTCTATGTGGACTATCGCAGACCCAGCGCGGTTTCCTTTGTGCGTTCGCTAGAAGAAGACCTCAAGCGCCGTGATTTCACAGTTAATGCGTTTGCCTTGGATGAGACAGGCGAAATTATTGACTTGTTCCATGGTTTAGACGATTTAGAAAACCAAGTCTTGCGAGCAGTTGGAGTGGCTAGTGAACGTTTCAACGAAGATGCTCTGCGGATTATGCGTGGTTTTCGTTTTCAGGCCAGTCTTGGTTTTAAACTTGAGCAAGAAACATTTGAAGCGATGAAGACTTTGACACCACTCTTGGAGAAAATTTCTGTGGAGCGTACCTTCGTTGAGTTTGATAAACTCTTGCTGGCACCTTTTTGGCGAGTTGGTCTGGCTTCCATGATTGAGAGTCGAGCTTATGACTATCTTCCAGATATGGCAGACAGTCGAGAAAAGCTCCAAAGATTGTTTGATTTAGAGGCGGATTTCACCTTTGAGTCTTCTGAACAAGCTTGGGCAGCTCTATTGTGGGTTTTGGAGATTAAAGATGCACAGCCATTTTTGAAGGTATGGAAAACCTCACGCCAGTTTGCCAAGCAGGTTCAGGATTTGCTGACTATTTTGGCTTTGCGAGAAGAAGGAGAGCTGAGCAAGCGTGATTGTTACCGCTTTGACTTGGATTTACTTTTACAGGCTGAAAATCTTCGTCAGGCACAAGGAAAAGAAGTCAATCCACAAGCTATCACAGAAACTTACCAAAGTTTGACCATTCATGACAAGAAAGAAATTCAGATTAACGGTGGTATTTTAATCAAGGAATATGGTTACCAGCCAGGTCCAGATTTGGGAGATATTTTAACAGAGATTGAGTTTGCCATTGTCGATGGAGTATTGGAAAATGATCGTCAAGCAATCCATACTTACCTGAGGGAGAGAAAATGA
- a CDS encoding ABC-F family ATP-binding cassette domain-containing protein yields the protein MSDFIVEKLSKSVGDKTVFKDISFIIHDLDRIGLIGVNGTGKTTLLDVLSGVSGFDGDVSPFSAKNDYKIGYLTQDPDFDDNKTVLDTVLSSDLKEIQLIREYELIMLNYSEDKQAPLDRVMAEMDSLQAWEIESQVKTVLSKLGIQDLSTPVGELSGGLRRRVQLAQVLLGNHDLLLLDEPTNHLDIATIEWLTLFLKNSKKTVLFITHDRYFLDALSTRIFELDRAGLTEYQGNYQDYVRLKAEQDERDAALLHKKEQLYKQELAWMRRQPQARATKQQARINRFHDLKKEVSGGVAETDLTMNFETSRIGKKVIEFQNVSFAYENKPILQDFNLLVQAKDRIGIVGDNGVGKSTLLNLIAGSLEPTKGQVIIGETVRIAYFSQQIEGLDESKRVINYLQEVAEEVKTSGGSTTSIAELLEQFLFPRSTHGTLIEKLSGGEKKRLYLLKLLLEKPNALLLDEPTNDLDIATLTVLENFLQGFAGPVLTVSHDRYFLDKVATKILAFENGSIRTFFGHYTDYLDEKAFEAETASQVQKAEKEKVVKVREDKKRMTYQEKQEWASIEGDIEALENRIAAIEEEMQANGSDFGKLATLQKELDEKNEELLEKYERYEYLSELV from the coding sequence ATGAGTGATTTTATCGTTGAAAAACTAAGCAAATCCGTCGGTGACAAGACCGTTTTTAAGGATATTTCCTTTATCATCCATGACTTGGACAGAATCGGTCTAATTGGTGTTAATGGAACGGGTAAGACCACCCTTTTAGATGTTCTTTCTGGAGTTTCAGGATTTGATGGTGACGTTAGCCCTTTTTCTGCTAAGAATGACTATAAGATTGGCTACCTGACACAGGATCCTGATTTTGATGATAACAAGACGGTCTTGGATACGGTTCTCTCCAGCGACCTCAAGGAAATCCAGTTGATTCGTGAGTATGAGTTAATCATGCTCAACTACAGTGAGGACAAGCAGGCTCCTTTGGATCGGGTCATGGCAGAGATGGATTCTCTCCAAGCCTGGGAAATTGAAAGCCAGGTCAAGACGGTCCTCAGTAAGCTAGGTATTCAGGACTTGTCGACTCCAGTTGGTGAATTGTCAGGTGGTCTAAGAAGAAGGGTTCAGTTGGCGCAAGTTCTCCTAGGAAACCACGACCTCTTGCTTCTGGACGAGCCGACTAACCATTTGGATATTGCGACCATTGAGTGGCTGACTCTTTTTTTGAAAAATTCCAAGAAGACCGTTCTCTTTATCACCCACGATCGTTATTTCCTAGATGCACTATCAACGCGGATTTTCGAGTTGGACCGAGCAGGCTTGACCGAGTATCAGGGAAATTACCAGGACTATGTTCGCCTCAAGGCTGAACAAGATGAGCGTGACGCTGCCCTTCTCCACAAAAAAGAACAACTTTATAAGCAAGAACTGGCCTGGATGCGCAGACAACCACAGGCACGTGCGACCAAGCAACAGGCCCGTATCAATCGTTTCCACGATTTGAAAAAAGAAGTTTCAGGTGGCGTTGCTGAAACAGACTTGACCATGAACTTTGAAACCAGTCGGATTGGGAAAAAAGTCATCGAGTTTCAGAATGTTTCCTTCGCCTATGAAAACAAGCCCATTTTGCAAGATTTTAATCTATTGGTGCAAGCCAAAGACCGTATCGGAATTGTTGGGGATAATGGTGTCGGGAAGTCAACTCTGCTTAATCTCATCGCAGGAAGTCTTGAGCCGACTAAAGGTCAAGTTATCATCGGTGAGACGGTTCGCATTGCCTATTTCTCTCAACAAATTGAAGGTTTAGATGAAAGCAAGCGCGTTATCAATTACCTGCAGGAAGTAGCAGAAGAGGTTAAGACCAGCGGTGGTTCTACGACTTCCATCGCTGAGTTGCTGGAGCAGTTCCTTTTCCCACGTTCGACGCATGGAACCTTGATTGAGAAATTGTCTGGTGGAGAGAAAAAACGCCTTTATCTCCTCAAACTGCTCTTGGAAAAACCAAATGCTCTCCTTTTGGATGAGCCGACAAATGACTTGGACATTGCAACCTTGACAGTCTTGGAGAATTTCTTGCAAGGTTTTGCGGGTCCTGTTTTAACAGTCAGCCACGATCGCTATTTCCTTGATAAGGTAGCGACCAAGATTCTCGCCTTTGAGAATGGAAGCATCCGTACTTTCTTTGGCCATTATACCGACTACCTTGATGAAAAAGCCTTTGAAGCAGAAACAGCAAGTCAAGTTCAAAAGGCCGAAAAAGAGAAAGTGGTCAAAGTCCGTGAAGACAAGAAGCGAATGACCTATCAAGAAAAGCAGGAGTGGGCAAGCATTGAAGGCGATATTGAAGCCTTGGAAAATCGTATCGCAGCCATTGAAGAAGAAATGCAGGCAAATGGCTCTGACTTTGGTAAACTAGCGACTCTTCAAAAAGAGCTAGACGAGAAAAACGAAGAACTTCTTGAAAAATACGAACGCTATGAATATTTAAGTGAGTTGGTATAA
- the mntE gene encoding CDF family manganese efflux transporter MntE, which translates to MNQSMSNLKLAERGAIISISTYLLLSAAKLATGHLLHSSSLVADGFNNVSDIIGNVALLIGIRMARQPADRDHRFGHWKIEDLASLITSIIMFYVGFDVLRDTIQKILSREQTVIDPLGASLGVLSAAVMFAVYLYNTRLSKKSKSKALKAAAKDNLSDAVTSLGTSIAILASSFNYPIVDKLVAIIITFFILKTAYDIFIESSFSLSDGFDDRLLEDYQKAIMEIPKISKVKSQRGRTYGSNIYLDITLEMNPDLSVYESHEIADQVESMLEERFGVFDTDVHIEPAPIPEDEILDNVYKKLLMREQLIDQGNQLEELLAEDFLYIRQDGEQMDKEAYKSEKELSAAIKDIQITSISQKTKLICYELDGIVHTSIWRRHETWQNVFHQETKKEDKQ; encoded by the coding sequence ATGAACCAATCCATGTCAAATCTCAAATTGGCAGAACGTGGAGCCATTATCAGCATTTCAACCTACCTGCTCTTGTCTGCAGCAAAATTGGCAACTGGCCACCTCCTACATTCTTCCAGTTTGGTAGCGGATGGTTTCAACAACGTATCCGATATTATCGGAAATGTTGCTCTTCTGATCGGTATTCGGATGGCGCGCCAGCCTGCAGACCGTGACCATCGTTTCGGTCACTGGAAAATTGAAGATTTGGCTAGTTTGATTACTTCCATCATCATGTTCTACGTTGGCTTTGATGTTCTTCGGGACACCATTCAAAAAATTCTCAGTCGGGAACAAACAGTTATCGACCCTCTGGGCGCAAGTCTAGGGGTCTTATCTGCGGCAGTCATGTTCGCAGTTTATCTCTATAATACTCGTCTCAGTAAGAAATCCAAGTCCAAGGCCCTCAAGGCTGCCGCCAAGGACAATCTTTCAGATGCTGTCACCTCGCTTGGGACTTCCATTGCCATCCTAGCCAGCAGTTTCAATTATCCGATCGTAGATAAATTGGTCGCTATCATCATCACTTTCTTTATCTTAAAGACAGCCTATGATATCTTTATCGAATCTTCCTTCAGTCTTTCAGATGGTTTTGATGACCGTCTGCTAGAGGACTACCAAAAGGCCATCATGGAGATTCCAAAGATTAGTAAGGTCAAATCCCAAAGAGGGCGTACCTACGGTAGCAATATCTACCTTGATATCACCCTGGAGATGAATCCTGACCTATCAGTCTATGAAAGTCACGAAATCGCAGACCAGGTCGAGTCTATGCTGGAAGAGCGTTTTGGAGTCTTTGATACCGATGTCCATATCGAGCCAGCTCCCATACCTGAGGACGAGATTTTAGACAATGTCTACAAAAAACTGCTCATGCGTGAGCAATTGATTGACCAAGGAAATCAGCTAGAAGAACTCCTTGCTGAGGACTTTCTCTATATCCGTCAAGATGGCGAGCAGATGGACAAAGAGGCTTATAAGTCTGAAAAAGAACTTAGTGCTGCTATTAAGGATATTCAAATCACTTCCATTAGTCAGAAAACCAAGCTCATTTGCTATGAGTTAGATGGCATCGTCCACACTAGTATCTGGCGTCGCCATGAGACTTGGCAAAATGTCTTTCATCAGGAAACAAAAAAAGAAGACAAACAGTGA